One window from the genome of Erwinia sorbitola encodes:
- a CDS encoding phage repressor protein CI: MSLKIDFQSGAKEVLDRVLQAYGFTTKLALAEHLGIASSSLANRYSRGHFPSDIVIRCMADTQASLQWLATGEGEPFSGTPAEKCSASSQNENLLSLPRQRLDAGKLTDLTSITLETAFFETWPARIMQPLLIVDGHQQFIAEKAFGEILDGDWLVSLEGQVSIRTLTRIPPGRVRVASGQQQFECALNELVPLARIVVACKPV, encoded by the coding sequence GTGAGCCTTAAAATCGATTTCCAAAGCGGCGCCAAAGAAGTGCTGGATCGGGTGCTCCAGGCGTACGGGTTTACCACTAAACTGGCGCTGGCTGAACATCTGGGTATCGCCAGCAGCAGCCTTGCTAATCGCTATTCGCGCGGCCACTTCCCTTCAGATATTGTGATTCGCTGCATGGCTGATACCCAGGCTTCATTACAGTGGCTGGCTACCGGGGAGGGAGAACCCTTTTCCGGCACACCGGCCGAAAAGTGCTCTGCATCTTCACAAAATGAAAACTTACTGTCGCTTCCCCGTCAACGTCTTGATGCCGGTAAGCTGACCGATCTCACCAGCATCACGCTGGAGACCGCCTTCTTTGAAACCTGGCCTGCCCGCATTATGCAGCCGCTGCTGATCGTTGATGGTCATCAGCAGTTTATTGCCGAGAAAGCTTTTGGCGAGATCCTCGACGGCGACTGGCTGGTATCGCTGGAGGGCCAGGTCAGCATCCGCACCCTGACGCGCATCCCGCCGGGGCGAGTGCGGGTTGCCAGCGGTCAGCAGCAGTTTGAGTGCGCTCTTAATGAGCTGGTTCCGCTGGCGCGTATCGTGGTTGCCTGCAAGCCGGTGTAA
- the idnR gene encoding DNA-binding transcriptional regulator IdnR, translated as MRAHRISLQDIATLAGVTKMTVSRYLRTPDRVSPETGAKIAQIIEEINYIPNRAPEMLLSSKSYTLGVLIPSFKNQIFADLLSGIEAATKEGRYQTLIANYNYDKQTEEEQIINLLSYNIDGIILSEKDHTLRAVKYLRAAQIPIVEVMDTQGSCLDMQVGFNNFSAGYDMTRTLLDQGRKRVIYFGSQDDRRDEFRYRGYCQAMEERGGTGDRVNPKAISSQKLGAAMLASALERFPDLDAIFCTNDDLALGALLHCQRHGIAVPGRIAIAGFHGLDISREMYPTMASVITPRYAIGYTAAELLLKKISDSRFSADSVDLSYQIFMGETI; from the coding sequence ATGCGTGCTCATCGTATATCGCTTCAGGACATCGCTACGCTGGCAGGCGTCACCAAAATGACGGTCAGCCGCTATCTGCGCACACCCGACCGTGTATCGCCGGAAACCGGAGCGAAGATCGCGCAAATTATTGAAGAAATTAACTATATTCCCAACCGTGCGCCGGAGATGCTGCTGAGTTCCAAAAGCTACACTCTGGGCGTGCTGATCCCCTCGTTTAAAAATCAGATCTTTGCCGATCTCCTGAGCGGAATTGAGGCGGCCACCAAAGAGGGGCGCTATCAGACGCTGATCGCCAACTATAACTACGACAAACAGACGGAAGAGGAGCAGATCATCAATCTGCTGTCGTATAACATTGACGGCATTATTCTCAGCGAAAAGGATCATACCCTGCGCGCTGTGAAGTACCTGAGGGCGGCGCAGATCCCGATTGTCGAAGTCATGGATACTCAGGGCAGCTGTCTGGATATGCAGGTAGGTTTTAACAACTTCAGTGCGGGCTACGATATGACCCGTACGCTGCTCGACCAGGGGCGAAAACGGGTGATCTACTTTGGTTCGCAGGACGATCGCCGCGATGAGTTTCGCTATCGCGGTTACTGTCAGGCGATGGAGGAGCGGGGCGGTACGGGGGATCGGGTCAATCCGAAGGCAATCTCATCGCAGAAGCTGGGCGCTGCGATGCTGGCCAGCGCGCTGGAGCGGTTTCCGGATCTCGACGCGATCTTCTGCACTAATGACGACCTCGCGCTGGGGGCGCTGCTGCACTGTCAGCGCCACGGCATTGCTGTTCCTGGACGCATTGCCATTGCCGGATTCCACGGGCTGGATATCAGCCGCGAAATGTACCCAACCATGGCCAGCGTTATTACCCCACGCTACGCTATCGGCTATACCGCCGCCGAACTGCTGCTAAAAAAAATTAGCGACAGCCGTTTTTCTGCTGATTCGGTCGATCTGAGCTATCAGATATTTATGGGCGAAACCATCTAG
- a CDS encoding gluconate:H+ symporter, translated as MPITIIAIGVILLLVLMIFFKVNGFIALIFVSAVVGIAEGMTPLAVIASIQKGVGGTLGSLALILGFGAMLGKLVSDTGAAQRVATTLIASFGKQRVQWALMVTGLIVGLAMFYEIGFVLLLPLVFTVVAASGMPLLYVGVPMVAALSVTHCFLPPHPGPTAIATIFGANLGTTLLYGMIITIPTVIIAGPIFSKFLKGFEKSPPEGLYNPKIFEDHEMPGFWTSIFAAVIPVILMAVAAVFELTTPKENVLRQFFEFIGNPAVALFISVVIAVFTLGLRNGRKMEEVMEMCGSSIAAIAMIVFIIAGGGAFKQVLVDSGVGNYIADMMKGSSLSPLLMCWTVAAMLRIALGSATVAAITTAGIVTPIIAITHADPALMVLAVGSGSVIASHVNDPGFWLFKGYFNLSVTETLKTWTVMETLISFLGLGGVLILNAIIH; from the coding sequence ATGCCCATTACAATAATAGCTATTGGCGTAATCCTGCTGCTTGTGCTGATGATCTTCTTCAAGGTCAACGGCTTTATCGCCTTAATCTTTGTGTCGGCCGTGGTAGGGATTGCGGAGGGGATGACGCCGCTGGCGGTCATTGCTTCAATTCAAAAAGGGGTTGGCGGTACGCTCGGCAGCCTGGCACTGATTCTTGGCTTCGGGGCGATGCTCGGCAAGCTGGTATCGGATACCGGAGCGGCTCAACGCGTGGCTACTACGCTCATCGCCTCCTTTGGAAAGCAGCGCGTACAGTGGGCGCTGATGGTTACCGGACTGATCGTTGGCCTGGCGATGTTCTATGAGATTGGCTTCGTGCTGCTGTTACCGCTGGTCTTTACCGTGGTGGCCGCATCGGGGATGCCACTGCTCTACGTTGGCGTTCCGATGGTTGCCGCGCTGTCAGTCACGCACTGCTTCCTGCCGCCGCATCCGGGGCCGACTGCCATTGCCACTATCTTTGGCGCTAACCTCGGTACTACGCTGCTCTACGGGATGATTATCACCATTCCAACGGTAATTATCGCCGGTCCGATCTTCTCGAAATTCCTGAAAGGCTTCGAAAAATCACCACCGGAAGGACTCTATAACCCAAAAATCTTTGAAGATCATGAAATGCCGGGCTTCTGGACCAGCATCTTCGCGGCGGTGATCCCGGTGATCCTGATGGCAGTTGCTGCGGTGTTTGAGCTGACCACACCAAAAGAGAACGTACTGCGCCAGTTCTTTGAATTTATCGGTAACCCGGCGGTGGCGCTGTTTATCTCGGTAGTTATCGCGGTATTCACCCTCGGCCTGCGCAACGGGCGTAAAATGGAAGAAGTGATGGAGATGTGCGGCTCGTCGATTGCCGCTATTGCCATGATCGTCTTTATCATTGCCGGTGGCGGTGCCTTTAAACAGGTGCTGGTGGACAGCGGCGTGGGCAACTATATCGCCGATATGATGAAAGGCTCTTCACTCTCTCCGCTGCTGATGTGCTGGACGGTCGCGGCGATGCTGCGTATCGCGCTGGGTTCCGCCACCGTGGCCGCGATTACTACCGCCGGTATTGTGACGCCAATTATCGCTATCACCCACGCAGATCCGGCGCTGATGGTGCTGGCGGTTGGATCCGGCAGTGTTATTGCTTCTCACGTTAACGACCCAGGCTTCTGGCTGTTTAAAGGCTACTTTAACCTGAGCGTGACCGAGACGCTGAAAACCTGGACGGTGATGGAGACCTTGATCTCCTTCCTCGGCCTTGGGGGTGTATTGATTCTGAATGCGATAATTCATTAA
- the idnO gene encoding gluconate 5-dehydrogenase, whose product MTTLFSLENKRVLITGSGRGIGFLMAKGLAQAGAEVIINATTQQGAEKAAADLQQQGFKAHAVAFNVTQSAEVNAGVEKIEREIGPIDVLVNNAGIQRRRPFLEFPEQDWNDVIAVNQTAVFLVSQAVARQMVTRQQGKIINIGSMQSELGRDTITPYAASKGAVTMLTRGMCVELARHNIQVNGIAPGYFKTEMTQALADDEAFTSWLCKRTPAARWGNPEELIGAAVFLASKASDFVNGHLLFVDGGMRVAV is encoded by the coding sequence ATGACGACGCTTTTCTCGCTCGAAAATAAACGTGTACTGATCACCGGCTCCGGACGCGGCATTGGTTTTTTGATGGCGAAAGGTCTGGCACAGGCCGGGGCCGAAGTGATCATTAACGCCACCACCCAGCAGGGCGCTGAGAAAGCCGCGGCAGATCTGCAACAGCAGGGTTTCAAGGCTCATGCCGTGGCGTTTAATGTGACGCAATCTGCGGAGGTGAATGCTGGCGTCGAGAAGATTGAACGTGAAATCGGCCCGATTGATGTGCTGGTGAACAACGCAGGGATCCAGCGCCGCCGCCCGTTTCTGGAGTTTCCGGAGCAGGACTGGAACGATGTGATAGCGGTAAACCAGACGGCAGTGTTCCTGGTATCTCAGGCGGTTGCCCGCCAGATGGTGACGCGTCAGCAGGGAAAAATCATCAATATTGGTTCGATGCAAAGTGAACTGGGGCGCGACACCATCACCCCTTATGCGGCATCGAAAGGGGCGGTCACCATGCTGACACGCGGTATGTGTGTAGAACTGGCGCGCCACAATATACAGGTCAACGGCATCGCACCGGGCTACTTCAAAACTGAGATGACCCAGGCGCTGGCCGATGATGAAGCTTTCACCTCCTGGCTATGCAAACGTACACCTGCGGCGCGCTGGGGTAACCCGGAAGAGCTGATTGGTGCAGCGGTGTTTCTTGCCTCGAAAGCCTCTGATTTTGTGAACGGACACTTACTTTTTGTTGATGGCGGTATGCGCGTCGCGGTCTGA
- the idnD gene encoding L-idonate 5-dehydrogenase, producing the protein MSTLTQSCMINGKEQVEVISQQVNYQGTGTLVRITRGGICGSDLHYYQHGKVGSFAVKMPMILGHEVIGYVVKSDNPALKENQKVAVNPSKPCGECKYCLAQEENQCTTMRFFGSAMYYPHVDGGFTQYKVVDSSQCIPFDNTADDKVMVFAEPLAVCIHAANQGGDLHGKKVFISGVGPIGCLIAAAARAKGAAEVVCADVSERSLAMATAMGATSTLHAASGDFTPYLAEKGYFDVAFEASGHPSSLTRCLEVTRAKGTLVQVGMGGDVPGFPIMMLIAKEIKLVGSFRFTTEFNTAVEWLGNGTVNPLPLFSGEYDYQNIDAALQFAGDKTQAAKVQLTF; encoded by the coding sequence ATGAGTACCCTTACGCAATCCTGCATGATTAACGGTAAAGAGCAGGTCGAAGTTATCAGCCAGCAGGTCAACTATCAGGGCACAGGGACGCTGGTACGCATTACACGCGGCGGCATTTGCGGTTCAGATCTGCACTACTATCAGCACGGCAAAGTGGGCAGCTTTGCGGTAAAAATGCCGATGATCCTGGGCCATGAAGTGATTGGCTATGTGGTGAAAAGTGACAATCCGGCGCTTAAAGAGAATCAGAAAGTTGCGGTAAACCCCTCTAAACCCTGCGGTGAGTGTAAATATTGCCTGGCGCAGGAAGAAAATCAGTGCACCACCATGCGTTTCTTTGGCAGCGCGATGTACTACCCGCACGTGGACGGCGGTTTCACTCAGTACAAAGTGGTCGACAGCAGCCAGTGCATTCCCTTCGATAATACCGCCGACGATAAGGTGATGGTGTTTGCTGAACCTCTCGCGGTCTGCATTCATGCGGCTAACCAGGGCGGCGATCTGCACGGCAAAAAAGTCTTTATCTCCGGCGTTGGTCCGATCGGCTGCCTGATTGCGGCGGCAGCCAGGGCAAAAGGGGCGGCGGAAGTGGTTTGCGCCGACGTCAGCGAGCGCTCACTGGCAATGGCAACGGCAATGGGCGCTACCAGCACCCTTCACGCTGCCAGCGGTGATTTTACCCCGTATCTGGCCGAGAAAGGCTATTTTGACGTGGCGTTTGAAGCCTCCGGCCACCCCTCTTCACTGACGCGCTGTCTGGAAGTGACGCGAGCAAAAGGCACTCTGGTACAGGTGGGGATGGGCGGTGATGTGCCTGGCTTCCCGATCATGATGCTGATTGCCAAAGAGATCAAACTGGTCGGATCGTTCCGCTTCACCACCGAGTTCAACACTGCGGTTGAGTGGCTGGGTAACGGAACGGTAAACCCGCTGCCGCTGTTCAGCGGCGAATACGACTACCAGAACATTGACGCTGCGCTGCAATTTGCCGGTGATAAAACCCAGGCCGCCAAAGTGCAGCTGACTTTTTAA
- a CDS encoding NADPH-dependent 2,4-dienoyl-CoA reductase gives MSLSLFTPLDLGFTQLKNRFLMGSMHTGLEEHPDGAARLAAFYAERARAGVALIVTGGIAPSPEGVVSAGASVLNEESQLEHHRQVTDAVHQAGGKIAMQILHAGRYSYQPALVAPSALQAPINPFCPRELTRHEILQLIADYARCARLAQQAGYDGVEIMASEGYLINQFLVAHTNQRSDEWGGSEEHRQRFALAILRAVREAVGSEFIIIFRLSMLDLVEQGSTLEQTIRLAQAVEQAGATLINTGIGWHEARIPTIATSVPRAAFAWVTQALKQHVTIPLIATNRINHPDVAQRVLDEGCADMVSMARPFLADPEFVLKAQQGRSDEINTCIGCNQACLDQIFAGKLTSCLVNPRACHETELVQMPALAVKNLAVVGAGPAGLAFAVNAAQRGHQVTLFDTHPEPGGQFNIARQIPGKEEFSETLRYFRRQLELHRVTLRLGHRATVEDLTTFDEVVLATGIVPRTPPIPGIDHPCVLSYLEVIRDKKPVGQRVAIIGAGGIGFDTAEYLVASAQDISGFCQEWGIDRTLTRPGGLLPPEKPESRRQVWLLQRKPGKPGAGLAKTTGWIHRASLQMHGVQMWGSVEYQQIDDQGLHLLVNGEPQLLAVDNVVICAGQEPERSLADALLAQGIAVHIIGGADVAQELDARRAIAQGTLLALAI, from the coding sequence ATGAGCCTGTCACTGTTCACCCCGCTGGATCTGGGTTTTACCCAGCTTAAAAACCGTTTTCTGATGGGATCGATGCATACCGGGCTGGAAGAGCACCCGGATGGCGCAGCCCGGCTGGCGGCGTTCTATGCCGAACGCGCTCGCGCCGGAGTGGCGCTGATTGTGACCGGCGGCATTGCCCCTTCACCAGAGGGCGTGGTGAGCGCCGGGGCATCGGTGCTGAATGAGGAGAGCCAGCTGGAACATCACCGGCAGGTAACGGACGCAGTACATCAGGCAGGTGGCAAAATCGCTATGCAGATCCTGCACGCCGGGCGCTACAGCTATCAGCCCGCGCTGGTGGCCCCTTCCGCTCTTCAGGCCCCGATCAACCCGTTTTGCCCTCGTGAGCTGACTCGTCATGAGATTCTGCAACTGATTGCTGATTACGCCCGCTGTGCTCGTCTGGCGCAGCAGGCGGGCTACGACGGCGTAGAGATTATGGCCTCCGAAGGCTATCTGATTAACCAGTTTCTGGTGGCACACACTAACCAGCGCAGCGATGAATGGGGCGGCAGCGAAGAGCATCGCCAGCGTTTTGCCCTCGCGATCCTGCGCGCAGTGCGCGAGGCGGTGGGTAGCGAATTTATTATTATTTTCCGCCTGTCGATGCTGGATCTGGTGGAACAGGGCAGTACGCTGGAGCAAACCATTCGCCTGGCACAGGCGGTGGAACAGGCCGGAGCGACCCTGATTAATACCGGTATCGGCTGGCATGAGGCACGCATTCCGACCATTGCCACCTCCGTGCCGCGCGCGGCCTTTGCCTGGGTGACTCAGGCATTGAAACAGCACGTTACTATCCCGCTGATTGCCACCAACCGTATTAACCACCCTGATGTAGCGCAGCGCGTGCTGGATGAAGGCTGTGCCGATATGGTATCGATGGCGCGCCCGTTTCTCGCTGACCCTGAGTTTGTGCTAAAAGCGCAGCAGGGGCGCAGCGATGAGATTAATACCTGCATCGGCTGTAATCAGGCCTGTCTTGACCAGATTTTCGCAGGCAAGCTGACCTCCTGTCTGGTCAACCCCCGTGCCTGCCATGAAACGGAACTGGTGCAAATGCCTGCGTTGGCGGTAAAAAATCTGGCAGTGGTGGGTGCCGGCCCCGCCGGACTGGCCTTTGCGGTCAATGCCGCACAGCGCGGTCACCAGGTTACGCTGTTTGATACGCACCCCGAGCCAGGAGGACAGTTTAATATTGCCCGCCAGATCCCCGGTAAAGAAGAGTTTAGCGAAACGCTGCGCTACTTCAGGCGTCAGCTTGAGCTGCACCGCGTTACGCTGCGGCTGGGCCATCGCGCCACCGTGGAGGATTTAACCACATTTGATGAGGTGGTGCTGGCTACCGGCATTGTGCCGCGTACCCCGCCGATCCCGGGTATCGATCACCCCTGCGTACTGAGTTATCTGGAGGTAATCCGCGACAAGAAACCGGTTGGCCAACGCGTGGCGATTATCGGTGCTGGCGGCATTGGTTTCGATACTGCGGAGTATCTGGTGGCGTCGGCACAGGATATTAGCGGCTTCTGTCAGGAGTGGGGCATTGACCGCACCCTCACCCGGCCAGGCGGGCTGCTGCCGCCAGAGAAGCCTGAATCCAGGCGTCAGGTGTGGCTGTTACAGCGCAAACCTGGCAAGCCGGGGGCCGGACTGGCAAAAACCACAGGCTGGATCCATCGTGCCAGCCTGCAAATGCACGGCGTACAGATGTGGGGCAGCGTCGAGTATCAGCAGATTGATGATCAGGGCCTGCATCTGCTGGTGAACGGCGAACCGCAGCTGCTGGCCGTCGATAATGTGGTGATCTGCGCCGGGCAGGAGCCGGAGCGCTCGCTGGCGGATGCCCTGCTGGCACAGGGGATTGCTGTGCATATTATTGGCGGCGCTGACGTGGCACAGGAGCTTGACGCGCGGCGGGCAATCGCTCAGGGCACCCTGCTGGCGCTGGCGATATAA
- a CDS encoding polyphenol oxidase family protein — MSLPYHSPLLSRLDWLDHTFMPAGARPPQEAIYNQQRHSARVILDVDALPLKSQEADGLIGSGQHPVAVYTADCLPILLADSRQQQVAAVHGGLKGVLSGVLINAIQRLCERGATPESLFIAIGPAIGPCCYELGREVTDQAQREDPYHLAGLMSWSASPPPNPAAVRPQAQGTTAGVWFDLPLLAKRIALRAGVPEAQIELARICTYCMAEEVASYRRNSHFQHGYQQRFSWIAKR, encoded by the coding sequence ATGTCGCTCCCTTACCACTCACCGCTTCTCTCGCGCCTGGACTGGCTTGATCACACTTTTATGCCCGCAGGCGCACGCCCGCCGCAGGAGGCGATTTACAATCAGCAGCGCCATAGCGCCCGGGTCATCCTTGATGTTGATGCCCTGCCGCTAAAAAGCCAGGAGGCTGATGGCCTGATTGGTAGCGGGCAACATCCCGTGGCGGTGTATACCGCTGACTGTCTGCCGATTTTGCTCGCCGACAGCCGTCAACAGCAGGTGGCAGCGGTACACGGTGGGTTAAAAGGAGTGCTGAGTGGCGTGCTGATTAACGCTATTCAGCGCCTGTGCGAGCGTGGGGCAACGCCAGAGAGCCTGTTTATTGCCATTGGCCCGGCGATTGGCCCCTGCTGTTACGAACTAGGACGCGAAGTGACCGACCAGGCGCAGCGGGAGGATCCTTATCATCTGGCCGGACTGATGTCATGGTCTGCCAGCCCCCCGCCTAATCCGGCTGCGGTTCGCCCACAGGCGCAGGGCACCACCGCAGGCGTGTGGTTTGACCTGCCGCTGCTGGCAAAGCGTATTGCACTGCGTGCGGGGGTACCGGAAGCGCAGATTGAACTGGCCCGGATCTGTACTTATTGCATGGCGGAGGAGGTGGCAAGTTATCGCCGTAACAGCCATTTCCAGCACGGTTACCAGCAACGATTTTCGTGGATTGCCAAACGTTAA
- the rlmG gene encoding 23S rRNA (guanine(1835)-N(2))-methyltransferase RlmG — MSQLELSNRMLTLHRFPQMREESPLQAWDAADEYLLQHLGDAPVSGPTLIFNDTFGALGCALAGEGVYSISDSWLNQQATRQNLALNHLDEADVQLLDSLSPLPAAPARVLIKVPKTLALLEHQLRALRDVVTAETQIVAAGKAKEIHTSTLQLFEKILGVTTTSLARKKARLIYCTFSAPELKPSDVIATWQLDGTDYQIHNHANVFSRGSLDVGARFFLQHLPSDLEGEIVDLGCGNGVIGLMALQQNPLAQVHFVDESYMAVASSRMNITANRPQDLARSEFSVNNVLAGYPSDRLHAVLCNPPFHQQNAVTDHIAWQMLRDARRCLQDGGELRIVGNRHLDNYHKMKKLFGNCTTVASNQKFVVLRSVKMP; from the coding sequence ATGAGCCAACTCGAACTAAGCAACCGCATGCTGACGCTGCATCGTTTTCCCCAAATGCGCGAAGAAAGCCCGTTGCAGGCCTGGGATGCTGCCGACGAATATCTGTTACAGCATCTTGGCGATGCCCCGGTCAGCGGCCCTACGCTAATTTTTAACGACACCTTTGGCGCGCTGGGCTGCGCACTGGCGGGCGAGGGGGTTTACAGCATCAGCGACTCCTGGCTCAACCAGCAGGCGACCCGTCAGAACCTGGCGCTGAATCATCTGGATGAAGCAGACGTGCAACTTTTGGACAGCCTTAGCCCGCTGCCCGCTGCTCCGGCCCGCGTCCTGATTAAAGTGCCAAAAACCCTCGCGCTACTGGAGCACCAGCTGCGCGCGCTGCGTGATGTCGTCACTGCGGAAACGCAGATTGTGGCTGCCGGTAAAGCGAAAGAGATCCACACGTCAACCTTGCAGCTGTTTGAAAAAATCCTCGGCGTAACCACGACTTCGCTGGCGCGCAAAAAAGCCCGCCTGATTTACTGCACGTTCAGCGCACCCGAGCTGAAGCCGAGCGATGTGATTGCCACCTGGCAGCTGGACGGCACCGATTATCAGATCCATAACCATGCCAATGTCTTTTCTCGCGGCAGCCTGGATGTTGGCGCGCGCTTCTTTTTACAGCATCTGCCGTCAGATCTGGAAGGGGAGATTGTCGATCTCGGCTGCGGCAATGGGGTAATTGGCCTGATGGCGTTGCAGCAGAACCCGCTGGCGCAGGTGCATTTTGTTGATGAGTCGTATATGGCGGTGGCATCCAGCCGGATGAATATTACCGCCAACCGTCCGCAAGATCTGGCGCGCAGTGAGTTCAGCGTTAATAACGTGCTGGCCGGTTATCCTTCAGACCGTCTGCATGCAGTACTGTGTAATCCGCCATTCCACCAGCAGAATGCGGTTACCGACCATATTGCCTGGCAAATGTTGCGTGATGCACGCCGTTGTCTGCAAGATGGCGGCGAACTGCGTATTGTTGGTAACCGTCATCTCGACAATTATCACAAAATGAAGAAGCTGTTTGGCAACTGTACCACCGTGGCAAGCAACCAGAAATTTGTGGTACTGCGTTCGGTGAAAATGCCTTAA
- a CDS encoding M48 metallopeptidase family protein has product MSSLIYLQGYPESLLSQVRTLIEQQRLSEVLNKRYPSSHSITSDKALYDYALDLKNQSLRNAPPLNKVIYDSKIKVMKHALGLHTAISRVQGGKLKAKAEIRVATIFKNAPEAFLRMIVVHELAHIKEKDHNKAFYQLCCHMEPQYHQLEFDTRLWLTAQALEGREG; this is encoded by the coding sequence ATGTCGTCGCTTATTTATCTGCAAGGTTACCCTGAATCACTGCTGTCACAGGTACGTACGCTGATAGAACAGCAGCGTCTGTCGGAGGTGCTGAACAAGCGTTATCCCTCCTCACACAGCATCACCAGTGATAAAGCACTGTACGATTATGCACTGGATTTAAAAAACCAGTCGCTGCGCAATGCACCACCGCTGAACAAGGTAATTTACGACAGCAAAATTAAGGTGATGAAGCACGCGCTGGGACTGCATACGGCGATTTCACGCGTGCAGGGCGGCAAGCTGAAGGCCAAAGCGGAGATCCGCGTTGCCACCATTTTCAAAAATGCCCCGGAGGCATTTCTGCGGATGATCGTGGTGCATGAGCTGGCGCATATTAAAGAGAAAGATCACAACAAGGCGTTTTACCAGCTCTGCTGCCATATGGAGCCACAGTACCATCAGCTGGAGTTTGATACACGCCTGTGGCTGACAGCACAGGCGCTGGAGGGGCGCGAGGGATAA
- a CDS encoding TPM domain-containing protein translates to MRFITLILLFCLPFTGMAATVPVPTLQQRVTDRSGVLNATEAQQITEQIMALEKKTGHQLAVLTVDTTGDDSIEQYAIRVFEAWKLGDKQRDDGLLLVMAKNDRTVRIEVGYGLEGDFTDVQASETINGTIIPRFKQGEFGQGLVAGVEAISRQLGVAVAGDAPVATPRPVAEPAPRPVSDDSITLSGGSIGLWLLGMMILPFFFLRRNPLVRGLFVSGIVTGISTLSTLVTSGVESISGDNVGLLFGGSLMVQMIISSLIGTLFGGGGGSRDRSDDSSNSRSDDRSDSGGSDGGFSGGGGRSGGGGASGKW, encoded by the coding sequence ATGCGATTTATTACCCTGATTTTGCTGTTCTGCTTGCCGTTCACCGGCATGGCTGCGACGGTGCCCGTCCCGACGCTTCAGCAGCGGGTTACCGATCGGAGCGGGGTGCTGAATGCGACAGAAGCGCAGCAGATAACCGAACAGATTATGGCCCTGGAGAAAAAAACCGGACATCAGCTGGCAGTCCTGACAGTTGACACCACCGGCGATGACAGCATTGAGCAGTACGCCATCCGGGTATTTGAAGCATGGAAACTCGGCGATAAACAACGCGATGACGGCCTGCTGCTGGTGATGGCAAAAAATGACCGTACCGTGCGTATCGAAGTTGGTTACGGCCTGGAAGGGGATTTTACTGACGTACAGGCCAGCGAGACGATCAACGGCACCATCATTCCTCGCTTTAAGCAGGGTGAGTTTGGTCAGGGATTAGTCGCGGGCGTAGAAGCGATCTCGCGCCAGCTGGGTGTAGCGGTAGCCGGGGATGCTCCTGTAGCCACGCCGCGTCCGGTGGCGGAACCCGCTCCCCGTCCTGTATCGGATGATTCCATCACGCTATCCGGCGGCAGCATTGGCCTCTGGCTACTGGGCATGATGATTCTGCCGTTCTTCTTCCTGCGCCGTAATCCACTGGTGCGGGGGCTGTTTGTCAGCGGGATTGTGACGGGCATTTCAACTCTCAGCACGCTGGTGACTTCGGGCGTTGAGAGTATCAGTGGTGACAATGTGGGCCTGCTGTTCGGCGGCAGTCTGATGGTGCAGATGATCATCTCATCGCTGATCGGCACCCTGTTTGGCGGCGGTGGCGGCAGCCGCGACCGTTCGGATGACAGCTCAAACAGTCGTTCCGATGACCGCAGCGATTCTGGCGGCAGTGATGGTGGCTTTAGCGGTGGCGGTGGTCGCAGCGGTGGTGGTGGGGCTTCGGGGAAATGGTAA
- a CDS encoding LemA family protein — translation MSFLVHVRWLLLLPLMFWLSGCDYNQIQQRDEAVSAEWSEVLNQYQRRADLIPNLVATAQANASHEAEVFKSIADARAKIGSLTQVQNAPEDAQTMQAYQQSQSELSSAMSRLLIISERYPDLKADKMFNNLMVQLEGTENRITVARQRYVRAVQEYNLLIRQFPGSLTAKVMGYQRKENFQPKNVQQISTAPEVDFTPPAHAK, via the coding sequence ATGTCATTCCTTGTGCATGTGCGCTGGCTACTGCTGTTGCCCTTGATGTTCTGGCTTTCCGGCTGTGACTATAACCAGATTCAACAGCGCGACGAAGCGGTCTCCGCTGAATGGTCAGAAGTGCTTAATCAGTATCAACGCCGTGCCGACCTGATCCCTAATCTGGTTGCTACCGCCCAGGCCAATGCCAGCCATGAAGCTGAGGTATTTAAAAGTATCGCTGACGCCCGCGCTAAAATCGGCAGCCTGACGCAGGTACAGAACGCCCCGGAAGATGCACAGACCATGCAGGCTTACCAGCAGTCGCAGTCAGAACTGAGCAGTGCCATGTCTCGCCTGCTGATAATCAGCGAGCGCTACCCCGATTTAAAAGCCGATAAAATGTTTAACAACCTGATGGTGCAGTTGGAAGGCACGGAAAACCGCATTACCGTGGCGCGTCAGCGCTATGTGCGTGCGGTTCAGGAGTACAACCTGTTGATCCGCCAGTTCCCTGGCTCACTGACGGCGAAAGTTATGGGTTACCAGCGTAAAGAGAACTTCCAGCCGAAAAATGTGCAGCAGATCTCCACTGCTCCTGAAGTTGATTTCACCCCGCCAGCTCATGCCAAATAA